One Pelobates fuscus isolate aPelFus1 chromosome 8, aPelFus1.pri, whole genome shotgun sequence genomic window carries:
- the LOC134570646 gene encoding uncharacterized protein LOC134570646, with protein MVGIVPKKDAPGVDFCGVDKYYYIVRSDLGCYMRSTNFNKGEDLVVYSLHLSCRNGDHYLAHEDDLFYIIKGTNYRRVTNMNTDEGAVVYALHPSCRGGDHYLSAFGHFYIIDQSRGVYRKTTNMNTYEDGVEYTLHPNCRDGLYYFGVKDYYYFVKPHDEWGVQYYKCTDFSKDTDGNPFSFHSTCTNFIPGGLALIQGPSFGVWECIKTISNDSQTPITWTNKINKKVGYTKEKMSSIEHNWNVSATVSAETGGLSALVVKSQFSLSASYGGKSVNTESENWNEVTETEETISLTLKANEKIYVWQYELGLGKEAVLFCRDMKFDDDPKPPTENPLPPAN; from the coding sequence ATGGTTGGGATCGTCCCCAAGAAGGATGCCCCAGGAGTGGATTTTTGTGGTGTTGACAAATATTACTACATTGTCCGATCTGACCTTGGCTGCTACATGCGGTCCACAAACTTCAACAAGGGTGAAGATCTAGTTGTCTACAGTCTCCATCTCTCTTGTAGAAATGGAGACCATTACCTGGCCCACGAAGATGATCTATTCTATATCATTAAGGGCACTAATTATCGCCGTGTGACTAACATGAACACAGATGAAGGTGCTGTAGTCTACGCTCTACATCCCAGCTGCCGGGGTGGTGATCACTATCTCTCTGCCTTTGGTCACTTCTACATCATTGACCAGAGTCGAGGGGTTTATCGTAAAACTACAAATATGAACACTTACGAGGATGGGGTGGAATACACTCTCCATCCCAACTGCAGGGATGGGCTCTACTACTTTGGTGTCAAAGACTACTATTACTTTGTGAAGCCTCACGATGAATGGGGGGTTCAGTATTACAAATGCACAGACTTCTCAAAGGATACAGATGGCAATCCCTTTTCCTTTCATTCCACTTGCACCAACTTCATCCCTGGGGGCTTGGCCCTCATTCAGGGTCCCTCATTTGGTGTCTGGGAGTGCATCAAAACAATCTCCAATGACTCGCAGACTCCGATCACCTGGACAAACAAAATCAACAAGAAGGTTGGCTATACAAAGGAGAAGATGTCCTCCATAGAACATAACTGGAACGTGTCGGCCACAGTATCTGCAGAGACGGGAGGTCTGAGTGCCCTTGTCGTAAAGAGCCAGTTCTCTCTCAGTGCTTCCTATGGGGGAAAGAGTGTCAACACTGAGAGTGAGAACTGGAATGAGGTAACGGAAACTGAGGAAACCATCAGTCTGACCCTGAAGGCCAATGAGAAGATCTATGTTTGGCAGTACGAGCTGGGTCTGGGTAAAGAAGCTGTGCTGTTCTGCAGGGATATGAAGTTTGATGATGATCCCAAACCCCCAACTGAGAACCCTCTCCCACCAGCTAATTAG